TTAAGGATTTGTTAAATTACTAAAGTCATAGAAATTTGAGGAACATTAGAAATCATCTAATCCTATCATTTTATAGTTGAAGATATCGCAAATTGTTGTCATGTTTATAAAGTGCTATGAAATCTTTGATTGGAAGGTATTGCTAAAACTAGGGAAAGTAAAGTTTTATTAAGTAATAATTGATCTATTCATATCAGTGACAAcagaaaagtgtttatttttattttatagtgtcTATGCCTTTTAATGATATTAATCACAGTTAATTTGTATATTGATACAATAGTTATAGGATTGTTCTTCTACAAGTTCTACTTTTAATTCTTAggatatacaaataaatacacacataataagaaaaagtgataataaaaacatgtattaagaatttgttcttaatttttctccattatacTTTTCAAGCTCActattttataaagttaactACTCAATTTATAACTTATTAAAAcagtaaatacattttattttcttttaaaaagaggagattgggctggaggtatagttcagtgtttgagcacttgcctagcacaaacaaggccctaggtttgatcttcagtattacagagagagagagagagagagaagaagaagaaggaggaggaggaggaggaggaggaggaggaggaggaggaggagggagaggaggaggggggagggggagaaaataATGCTAGATTAAATgatatactataaaattatagatattaaaattatttaccttTCTTAGCTTTTAGTTTCTCACTTGTTAAAAAACAATAGCATATCTATATTGTAATTTACAATTTctaaagtaattttatatttgcCTCTTATAAGGTAACTATGACTTGGGTGGTATTGCTCTTTGTACAAATGATAAAACAACCTCAAAGTGATGTATGCTTTTGTTCAAGGTCCCATCACATAAGTGACATATCTACAATTCAAGCACAGGTGTTCTGGCCCTTTAACCCAGTGGTCTTTCTACTACTTATATAGCCAGGCATAGAACATTCTTGATAACGCATTCCTgatttaagtaatttaaaaaatatatgctacTTTACGTTTTCAATAAAACAAAGTGTGTTATATTAATTTCGTTGACTTTGGGCTTATATGTAGCATTGTAAAGATTTTCCCTAAATTACCACTACAGCTGATGAAGGAAATTTGACCAATTAATCAACATTCTgattaaattatgtatttatttatttttattctttttgtgtcATTGCACAGAAAATTACCGAAAATGATATGATGGGAAAAAACACAGATACAAATGCCAAAGCAGTTATTGAAGACAAACAAGATGAAGttgttgaagaaaagaaaaatgaaaatgctgaaAATGGAGAAGCCAAAATTATAGAGGTATCTTACAATGTTAACAAATTTATCCACTTGAAAGCTTGAAAATGGATGCAAtggaaagaaatattatttgccttttatattaaaagttcAGAAACATTGAATGAATAATGATTCTACAATTAATAGTAACTAAAgagaaatgataatttaaaatatgagaatttaAAGGTACTGGCAATGGGAGAAGTGGCCTAGTATTGGTATTACTTGGAAAATGCTAGTGATCATGACTTGATACTAATATAATGACTCTCTTATTAAATGCAGGCCAATCCTCTCTTGCTTTTGTCAGCATATGGACTATATGTAAATTCCTTTCCAAAAAATCCCCTTCCTGTAAatccctttattttccttatagaTTGCAAATTAAGACATTATATAAgtgttttaatagtttttttgcatatttaatgCATCATTAATTTTCAGATACTGTAGTAAAATACTGAAAATGGGATATAATGATCAAATCTACAAAACAAACATATATGTGGAGTATCTTCTGTAAGTGTATAGGATTTTgcaataatctttattttaaaaaagcacaaatttcctctttataaaaacaaaatgtatcaTTTTCCCAAGGACTATAATTTGTTTACATGTATGCTACTCAGTGAGAATTACTAACACAGAATGACTCTGTAATCctgtgtttattttgttcttcatatttgtaatgagaaatatttatatgaataagcCTTCCCAAATTTACTGTTGCAGATTTTTATTTGTGGGTGTTTGTGTGGCTTTAATCTTATTTCTTAGAATATTTGCCTATGTTGTGATTTTCTATAGGTCAATTACTTtgttataaaataagtattaGTTATTCCATGATATAGATACAATCTGATTTAAGTAGGTGGGAGAAACAGTtccaaaatactattttttttttctttactacaaATTTAGGTACCAGTTCCTGCAAAAGACCTtggggaaataaaagaagaaaatatcaaagaagacgaagaagagaaagaaacagtggcagcagaaggaaaaaaagatgaaaaagatccaaaaaatgaagatcaaaataaagaagaaaaaggagaagatggaaaagaagaccaagatgaaaaagagaaagaacaagataGAAATGAGGACAAAGATACAAATGAGAAAGGAGAAGATGGAACAAAGGAAGACCAAAAAGAACAAGAGGGTAAAGAGCAAGAGGgtgaagaaggaaaagggaaaaaagaagatggaaaggagGACAAAGATGGAATAAGCAAAGGAGATGATAGAGagggagaagacagaaaagaTAAAGGAGATGGAAAAGATGATGAAGATGGTGAAAAGGAAGAAGATAGACAAGAAAAAGATgataaagagaaagatgaaacagaggaggaagatggaaaaggcaaagaagatgaagaggaggaagatagAAATGAAGATGAAggtaaaaatgaggaagaaaatggaaaggacagtgaagaagatagaaaagatgaggaaggaggaaaagaagaagaagcaaaagaagaagaaaaagaggaagaagaaggaaaagagggaaaagaaggaaaagaggaaaaagtaggaaaagaagaagaagaaaaagtaggaaaagaagaagaaggaaaagaggaaaaagaaggaaaagaggaagaagaaggaaaagaagaaaatggaaaaggggatgggaaaaatggaggagatgaaaaggaaaaggaaaacaaggcTGAAGTTggaaaagaagctgaaaacaatgAGAtcaaaaaagaagagggaaaaaaagaggagtcTCTGAGTACTGTTTAACACTGCCCTATATACTTTCATAATTTGTTAACATGTACCTTTGTGTTGTAATGATAatagagataaatatttttatcagatattttataAACACTGCTTTTCTTTAGCACCATTTAATTTCAGAACGTCTTCATACTGATTATTAGTTACAAAATGCCTAACATGAAAACTTCATctataaatttcatgattataGTAGGGGAATGTATAAAAATACCCTATTTGTTTTGTGTAAATTATGTGTTAAAATctttgaattgaattttattCCTACATATGATAATTTCACAAAATAGAAGAATTCCAAAAGGAGTTTCATCCAACATTCTTATGGTTCTTTAGGtggcttttataaaaatgtgaactATTTTCATGTAATGCTTAGTTATGTTTcccaaagataattttattagtagcttgggaaaagtataaataaaactgtaatcacattttcaaagaaatataaatgtttactTCGAAGGGCAGTTTTaagtacatgtgtgtgcacaaaATTTTACTGGATTTatctaaataaaaagatttcagaGATGATCATGGTTTGTTATATCTCCA
This window of the Urocitellus parryii isolate mUroPar1 chromosome X, mUroPar1.hap1, whole genome shotgun sequence genome carries:
- the Hmgn5 gene encoding high mobility group nucleosome-binding domain-containing protein 5; its protein translation is MPKRKAAGQSDVKQEPKRRSARLSAMPVPIIPELKPKRSSTSRKITENDMMGKNTDTNAKAVIEDKQDEVVEEKKNENAENGEAKIIEVPVPAKDLGEIKEENIKEDEEEKETVAAEGKKDEKDPKNEDQNKEEKGEDGKEDQDEKEKEQDRNEDKDTNEKGEDGTKEDQKEQEGKEQEGEEGKGKKEDGKEDKDGISKGDDREGEDRKDKGDGKDDEDGEKEEDRQEKDDKEKDETEEEDGKGKEDEEEEDRNEDEGKNEEENGKDSEEDRKDEEGGKEEEAKEEEKEEEEGKEGKEGKEEKVGKEEEEKVGKEEEGKEEKEGKEEEEGKEENGKGDGKNGGDEKEKENKAEVGKEAENNEIKKEEGKKEESLSTV